Proteins encoded by one window of Arachis hypogaea cultivar Tifrunner chromosome 1, arahy.Tifrunner.gnm2.J5K5, whole genome shotgun sequence:
- the LOC140183759 gene encoding uncharacterized protein, translating into MGATPFHRSILEVRLPKHFDKPTDMRYDGTQDPLEHLTAFEARMNLEGVGDEVRCRAFPVTLAGPAIRWFNGLPQGSIYSFPDISRAFLAQFTTRIAKAKHPINLLGVTQRQGEPTRSLCLTNGLLNENFRKHLTTKPVWTMHEIQTVAKEYINDEEVSRVVAANKRQPGYGQARQSGGDGERTKEKAREEASNKAPRPFPRVGKFTNYTPLALPIVEVYQQIAEKGILPKPRPLKDRTGGNKNLYCDYHKGYGHQTQDCFDLKDALEQAIREGKLAAFSHLIREPRRRYRDQDEEGKTRSAKRRQEPEDRDHGLTVINVVTAKNAAPKSRSAHKKDAKILAISSQPVQNTKKPPSISFGPEDQWFSDAPENPPMVITARVGTGLVKRILVDTGADSNIMFRNVFDALGLKDADLTTHQHGVIGLGDHFIKPDGVISLPISVGQMQGRRSAMAEFVILRDSTAYNIILGRKTINDFEAIINTRLLVMKFVTDDGSIGTIRGDLETAVACDNASLSLRKKSKEASGVFLADLDARVEDKPRPEPEGDLEKFSIGDEGEKFTFVNKNLPHELKEPLIEMIRANRDLFAWTPADMPGIDPQIISHHLAVKPEARPVAQRRRKMSAERAEEVAKQTAGLLEAGKTVEVYVDDILAKTTRPDDLLNDLASVFASLRQHGMRLNPLKCAFAMEAGKFLGFMITQRGVEANPEKCQAILQMKSSGCIKDVQRLAGRLTSLSRFLGASAAKALPFFNLMKKGMAFEWTPACEEAFRHFKEILAAPPVLGKPRDGEPLYLYLAITSEALAAVLVREDGKTQQPVYFISRALQGAELRYSKLEKLALALLTSSRRLKQYFQSHQVVVRTDQGIRQVLQKPDLAGRMMTWSIELSQYDIRYEPRQAIKAQAMADFLVEVAGDPGEDIGTRWKLHMDGASNQTYGGAGIILESPNGVVYEQSVRFEFPISNNQAEYEALIGGLTLATEVGAKRLEVCSDSQVVTSQVNGSYQAKDPLLQKYLEKVKSLSQKFDEVTTQHVPRERNTRADLLSKLASTKPGEGNRSLIQGMTREPAITLHIATLSPSWLDPITDYLEHGQVPGDEKDALKLRREAAKYAVIQGQLFRKGLSQPLLKCLHPDQTDYVLKEVHEGCCGHHIGGKALARKLIRAGYYWPSMMADSKECVKKCIKCQQNANFAKAPANELSLLTTSRPFAQWGIDLLGPFPVGPGQVKYLIVAIDYYTKWIEAEPLASISSANCRKFMWRQVITRFGIPEAVISDNGTQFADKKFTEFLNGLGIRQRFSSVEHPRTNGQVESANKVILSGLKKRLDNKKGTWADELASVLWSYRTTEQSSTKETPFRLTYGVDAVIPVEIGEPSPRLLLKGVEETVEKDLIDEAREMAHLTETALKQRIALHYNTKVLKRDFEPDDLVLRRNDIGLPTPVKAS; encoded by the exons ATGGGTGCCACGCCGTTCCACCGATCTATCCTCGAGGTCCGGTtgccgaaacacttcgacaaaccgacggacatgaggtatgacgGAACCCAAGACCCTCTAGAACATCTCACGGCCTTTGAGGCTAGAATGAACCTAGAGGGAGTAGGCGACGAGGTAAGGTGCCGCGCCTTCCCGGTAACCTTAGCAGGACCAGCGATCAGATGGTTTAATGGCCTCCCTCAAGGCTCCATTTACAGTTTCCCGGACATCAGCCGCGCCTTCCTGGCCCAATTCACAACACGAATAGCAAAAGCCAAGCATCCTATCAACCTTCTCGGGGTAACCCAGAGACAGGGAGAGCCGACCAGAAG TCTCTGCCTGACGAATGGCCTCCTCAACGAGAACTTTCGAAAACACCTCACCACGAAGCCGGTTTGGACAATGCATGAGATCCAAACGGTGGCGAAGGAGTACATAAACGACGAGGAGGTCAGCCGAGTCGTGGCAGCCAATAAGCGGCAGCCCGGTTACGGCCAGGCTCGGCAGTCCGGAGGAGACGGTGAAAGAACAAAGGAAAAGGCTAGAGAGGAGGCATCGAACAAGGCACCTAGGCCGTTCCCTCGAGTTGGGAAATTTACTAACTACACTCCACTCGCCCTTCCCATAGTGGAAGTTTACCAACAAATAGCTGAGAAGGGAATTCTTCCGAAACCCCGACCACTCAAGGACCGCACGGGTGGAAACAAGAACCTTTATTGTGATTACCATAAGGGATATGGCCATCAAACACAGGACTGTTTCGACCTGAAGGATGCATTAGAACAGGCgataagggaaggaaaactagcagCGTTCTCCCACCTCATCAGGGAGCCGAGAAGGCGTTATCGCGACCAGGACGAGGAAGGCAAGACACGCTCGGCCAAGCGGCGACAGGAGCCCGAAGATAGAGACCATGGCCTCACTGTGATAAACGTGGTAACGGCCAAAAATGCCGCACCAAAGTCCCGGTCGGCACACAAGAAGGACGCCAAGATTCTGGCGATCTCATCTCAACCAGTGCAAAACACCAAAAAACCTCCATCCATTTCTTTCGGCCCAGAAGACCAATGGTTCAGCGACGCCCCGGAAAACCCACCCATGGTCATAACGGCCAGGgtgggaaccggcctcgtcaaacGGATCCTTGTCGACACTGGAGCTgattcaaacatcatgttccgcaacgtgttcGACGCACTGGGGTTAAAAGATGCCGACTTAACGACCCACCAGCACGGGGTCATCGGGttaggcgaccacttcatcaaaccAGACGGAGTTATTTCCCTACCGATCTCGGTAGGACAAATGCAAGGCCGAAGATCGGCGATGGCCGAATTCGTAATCCTTCGagactccacagcctacaacatcatcttgggaagaaaaacaatcaacgaTTTTGAAGCCATAATCAACACCAGGTTGTTAGTTATGAAGTTTGTCACCGATGATGGATCCATAGGGACCATAAGGGGAGACCTCGAGACGGCGGTCGCTTGTGACAACGCCAGCCTTTCCCTTAGAAAGAAGTCCAAGGAAGCATCTGGCGTATTTCTAGCCGACCTTGATGCCAGAGTAGAGGACAAGCCGAGGCCGGAACCAGAAGGGGACCTGGAGAAATTTAGCATCGGGGACGAAGGGGAGAAGTTCACATTCGTTAACAAGAACCTCCCACATGAGCTGAAGGAGCCTTTAATTGAAATGATAAGGGCAAACAGAGACCTGTTCGCATGGACGCCCgctgacatgccaggcatagatccacAAATCATCTCACATCACCTAGCCGTCAAGCCGGAAGCACGTCCAGTGGCTCAACGGAGAAGAAAGATGTCGGCAGAAAGAGCAGAGGAGGTAGCCAAGCAAACGGCCGGCCTCCTAGAGGCAG GAAAAACGGTCGAAGTTTACGTGGACGACATCCTGGCAAAGACAACACGACCTGATGACCTCCTAAACGACCTGGCAAGCGTATTTGCGTCCCTCCGTCAACATGGCATGAGGCTGAACCCCCTCAAATGCGCCTTTGCCATGGAAGCCGGCaagttcctgggattcatgataACTCAAAGAGGGGTAGAGGCTAACCCGGAGAAGTGCCAGGCAATACTTCAGATGAAGAGCTCGGGATGTATCAAGGACGTCCAGAGGTTGGCAGGAAGGTTGACATCACTCTCTCGGTTTCTCGGAGCCTCAGCGGCAAAGGCCCTGCCGTTTTTTAACCTCATGAAGAAAGGGATGGCGTTCGAATGGACACCAGCGTGCGAAGAAGCCTTTCGACACTTCAAGGAAATCTTGGCGGCACCCCCCGTTCTCGGGAAGCCAAGAGACGGGGAACCACTATACCTGTATCTCGCCATAACAAGCGAAGCCCTGGCCGCAGTGCTAGTACGGGAGGACGGGAAAACCCAACAGCCAGTCTACTTCATAAGCAGGGCTCTGCAAGGAGCAGAATTAAGATACAGCAAGCTGGAAAAGCTAGCCCTAGCGCTCCTAACTTCCTCGAGAAGGTTGAAGCAATACTTCCAGAGTCACCAAGTGGTCGTCAGGACAGACCAAGGGATTAGGCAAGTTCTCCAAAAACCCGACctggcgggaagaatgatgacttggtccaTCGAACTCTCCCAATATGACATACGATACGAGCCCCGGCAAGCCATCAAGGCGCAGGCCATGGCGGATTTTTTGGTGGAAGTAGCAGGAGATCCAGGCGAAGACATaggcacacggtggaagctccatatggacggagcctccaaccagaccTACGGAGGAGCCGGGATCATCCTAGAAAGTCCAAACGGGGTCGTATACGAACAGTCGGTCAGATTCGAGTTTCCCATCTcgaacaatcaagcagaatacgaagccctcaTTGGAGGCTTAACCCTAGCAACAGAGGTCGGCGCAAAAAGACTGGAAGTATGCAGCGATTCCCAAGTCGTCACTTCCCAAGTGAAcggcagctaccaagccaaggaccccTTGTTgcagaagtacttggaaaaggtcaaaagcttgagccaaaagtTCGACGAGGTCACGACCCAGCATGTACCCAGGGAAAGGAACACACGAGCAGACCTTctatcaaaattagccagcaccaagccaGGGGAGGGAAACCGGTCTCTCATCCAAGGCATGACAAGGGAACCCGCGATCACACTACACATAGCGACCCTAAGTCCTTCATGGCTAGACCCCATCACCGACTACCTAGAACACGGCCAAGTCCCTGGTGACGAAAAGGATGCGTTGAAATTAAGGAGGGAAGCGGCCAAGTACGCTGTCATCCAAGGACAGCTGTTCAGAAAGGGACTCAGCCAACCCTTACTGAAGTGCCTacaccccgaccaaacggactacgtccTCAAGGAAGTCCACGAGGGCTGCTGTGGGCACCACATCGGAGGaaaagccctagcaaggaagtTGATCCGAGCTGGATACTACTGGCCATCGATGATGGCAGATTCCAAAGAGTGTGTCAAGAAATGCATAAAGTGCCAACAGAACGCCAACTTTGCCAAGGCACCGGCAAACGAGTTGAGCTTGCTGACGACTTCCCGGCCGTTCGCTCAGTGGGGAATCGACCTCTTAGGGCCCTTCCCCGTCGGCCCCGGGCAGGTCAAATATCTCATAGTGGCAATCGACTACTATACCAAATGGATAGAAGCCGAACCGTTGGCCAGCATATCCTCGGCCAATTGCAGaaaattcatgtggaggcaggtgataacacgGTTCGGGATACCAGAAGccgtcatctcggacaacggcACACAATTTGCTGACAAAAAGTTCACAGAATTCCTCAACGGCCTAGGTATAAGGCAAAGGTTCTCTTCGGTGGAACACCCTCGGACGAACGGACAAGTGGAGTCCGCCAACAAAGTTATCCTTTCAGGGCTAAAGAAGAGGTTGGACAACAAAAAGGGTACCTGGGCCGACGAGCTGGCATCGGTCCTCTGGTCTTATCGAACAACCGAGCAATCCTCCACCAAGGAAACCCCTTTCCGACTAACATACGGGGTGGACGCAGTaatacccgtggagatcggtgaACCGAGTCCGCGATTGCTTTTGAAAGGAGTAGAGGAAACTGTAGAAAAAGACCTGATAGATGAAGCCCGGGAGATGGCCCATTTGACGGAAACAGCGCTAAAACAAAGAATAGCTCTGCActacaacaccaaagtgctcaaGAGGGACTTTGAACCTGACGACCTCGTCCTGAGACGGAACGATATCGGCCTGCCGACCCCGGTGAAGGCAAGCTag
- the LOC140175202 gene encoding uncharacterized protein, whose product MIDAIHECLLKKKVGCIWIDGGTLAASRQQLVTDFQEKDYIKAAVLSIKAGGVGLTLTAASTVIFAEQSWTPSDLIRPMIVLIELARDVVQFKPDNLGQMLDAHENTLAVSNNQPLSNPAKHTTIGHSPSKQRTLDQFVRRCDNVVRSEVRTSA is encoded by the exons ATGATAGATGCGATACATGAGTGCCTTCTT AAGAAAAAAGTGGGTTGCATCTGGATTGATGGAGGTACACTCGCTGCATCAAGGCAACAATTGGTTACAGATTTCCAGGAAAAGGATTATATCAAGGCAGCTGTA CTATCCATTAAAGCAGGAGGAGTTGGATTAACTTTAACTGCTGCAAGCACAGTTATCTTTGCAGAACAATCCTGGACTCCAAGTGACCTAATTCGGCCAATGATCGTGCTCATAGAATTGGCCAG GGATGTGGTGCAATTCAAACCGGATAATTTGGGGCAG ATGTTAGATGCCCATGAGAACACCTTAGCTGTGTCAAATAATCAGCCATTAAGTAACCCTGCAAAGCATACTACTATCGGGCATAGCCCTTCAAAGCAGAGAACTCTTGACCAGTTTGTCAGAAGATGTGATAACGTGGTTAGGTCGGAAGTCAGAACATCAGCCTGA